From one Colletotrichum destructivum chromosome 3, complete sequence genomic stretch:
- a CDS encoding Putative ER membrane protein complex subunit 2, translating to MAPSLVRPQGHLSPAQALELAQKAPTILRNNPKAFSSSPLLSLFSASETPELWTIYENLLLACLRTGDSQAAHQCLERLIIRFGDENERIMAFKGLIKEAEADNDGELAQVLMEYETILGANATNIPVAKRRIALLKSTGKISEAVAALNSLVDFNPTDAEAWAELADLYLSQGLYSQAIFALEEVLVLTPNAWNMHARLGEVLYMAASTSEGSSLQHLTESVKRFSRSIELCDDYLRGYYGLKLVTNKLIKEPSKPSKTPELEEWGLSDVTTLQNLNELATTKLAEIVRRNGAQERLWQGYDESEVAAARDLLSKESAELVR from the exons ATGGCCCCGTCTCTCGTCCGCCCCCAGGGCCACCTGTCACCGGCTCAGGCCCTTGAGCTGGCCCAGAAGGCGCCGACGATTCTGCGAAACAACCCAAAGGCGTTCTCATCGTCCCCGCTTCTATCACTGTTCTCGGCATCTGAGACGCCCGAACTGTGGACAATCTACGAGAACCTCCTTCTGGCCTGCCTCCGGACGGGAGACAGTCAAGCAGCGCACCAATGCCTCGAAAGGCTGATTATCCGCTTTGGAGACGAAAACGAACGCATCATGGCTTTCAAGGGCTTGATCAAAGAGGCGGAAGCCGACAACGACGGAGAACTGGCACAGGTTCTCATGGAATACGAGACCATACTTGGAGCAAACGCGACGAACATT CCTGTTGCGAAACGTCGCATTGCCCTCCTGAAGTCTACTGGAAAGATATCGGAAGCGGTCGCGGCACTCAACTCCCTCGTTGACTTCAATCCCACGGATGCAGAGGCGTGGGCAGAGCTTGCCGACTTGTATCTGTCGCAGGGCCTCTACTCGCAGGCCATATTTGCGCTTGAGGAGGTCCTCGTACTGACTCCGAATGCATGGAAC ATGCACGCGCGGTTGGGCGAAGTATTGTACATGGCAGCCTCGACTTCTGAAGGATCCTCGCTGCAGCATTTGACCGAGTCTGTAAAGAGATTCAGCCGAAGCATCGAGCTGTGCGACGACTACCTCAGGGGTTACTACGGACTGAAACTA GTTACGAACAAACTGATCAAGGAGCCCTCAAAGCCATCAAAGACACCGGAGTTGGAGGAGTGGGGCCTTTCCGACGTCACCACGCTACAGAATCTCAATGAACTGGCGACAACAAAACTGGCGGAGATTGTACGTCGTAACGGAGCGCAGGAGAGGCTCTGGCAGGGCTATGACGAATCGGAAGTGGCAGCGGCGCGAGATTTACTGTCAAAGGAGTCGGCCGAGCTTGTGAGATGA
- a CDS encoding Putative eisosome protein: MRYGPAKPEVTSIGRIHQPTRPPFPSLYRTYLLHILITLVAQQVEQEVFVLIPPSRQPGWHMMQASSKTATQHGQPSMAETRYQVPTTASHSGRLKYASPRDLPSFPSPGLPPDGAAAGAAASLGWANQKSIQLWKPEKSNSASTAAMLAKDYKMPPSWEPNSSSAGAKAALVASSSARKQAASQMTPQSAHGSWGSSAANQAFKQSRAGQQPAHKTSTGGLGSLLAAQSVMPATARTRPRAKSTPVPKESYPGGSRAAANALSAATAAHDPSTKPKSPTDTAGSVPYTNLPRKMFTSSPAIGPEADEQKRADMLHASAVAMARQMYSHQQKMVDQARQAQQDSGEAVSDDNQPKPYVNLQEAAYKLAQERLSKLHEEHQRNRDYQEYYGNGKPPQPQRRFTMKGKLRRRSSSDGDINDDREQSERIRRQMSIFSSNLTKVDEQKRAKDREALLAAAQRNVRARLQGMDDKISAETGMVPPSSKSDWEAKAQMAALARHESANVNRGKIDIGGGMFMDPAAVDEIATRRVQPVLDEINEKAAIERERQELLKAEAEAKKRDEAKQKERDREIKELNRKVIEQEKQEEKERKHREKQELKAKKDEEKAARAEEKRKSKGPEILPDESPATGESNETSPTVDGPDTSVSRRASQGKPTINTQREASNSDNPRSPSESGSPTNKMKEWLKSRFSRPRGRSSAGENAEDRGFVGGVALTRLANESTTSLDGRSTSMREVAIAGKTRGEVSNSSAGYEGSGHKARNSRDVSPVSSDSESEHFVEARDDLEGPVSPPVPIRDPGLHKSSSPTRDSRFREIIE, from the exons ATGCGATACGGACCGGCAAAGCCAGAAGTAACATCTATTGGGAGGATTCATCAACCCACCCGCCCACCTTTCCCGTCCC TGTACCGCACCTACCTACTGCACATACTCATTACCCTCGTCGCCCAACAAGTGGAGCAAGAGGTGTTTGTACTGATACCTCCAAGCCGGCAACCAGGCTGGCACATGATGCAAGCCAGTTCCAAGACAGCGACGCAGCACGGGCAGCCAAGCATGGCGGAAACACGGTACCAGGTGCCGACAACAG CAAGTCACTCGGGAAGATTAAAGTACGCCTCCCCGCGGGATCTCCCCAGCTTCCCGTCCCCTGGACTACCACCTGACGGAGCTGCTGCCGGAGCCGCCGCGTCACTAGGCTGGGCCAATCAAAAATCCATCCAACTCTGGAAACCCGAAAAGTCCAACTCTGCATCTACAGCCGCCATGCTCGCAAAGGATTACAAGATGCCGCCTAGTTGGGAACCCAATTCGAGTTCCGCCGGCGCAAAGGCTGCGCTTgtggcctcctcgtcagcaAGGAAGCAGGCGGCCTCCCAAATGACACCCCAGTCCGCTCACGGATCTTGGGGAAGCAGCGCTGCTAACCAGGCTTTCAAACAAAGCCGCGCTGGCCAACAACCCGCTCATAAGACCTCGACGGGTGGCCTAGGCTCTCTTTTGGCAGCCCAAAGTGTCATGCCGGCGACAGCTCGAACGAGGCCACGGGCCAAGTCAACGCCGGTCCCCAAGGAGTCTTACCCTGGAGGGTCCAGAGCTGCTGCCAATGCCTTGAGTGCTGCCACTGCAGCTCATGATCCTTCAACAAAGCCAAAGTCCCCAACCGACACCGCCGGCTCTGTTCCCTACACTAACTTGCCTCGCAAGATGTTCACCTCATCTCCCGCTATTGGCCCGGAAGCAGACGAGCAGAAGAGAGCCGATATGCTGCACGCCTCCGCTGTAGCCATGGCCAGGCAAATGTATAGCCACCAGCAAAAGATGGTTGACCAAGCGCGTCAGGCCCAACAGGACTCGGGGGAGGCCGTCTCAGACGACAATCAACCGAAGCCTTATGTAAACCTACAGGAAGCAGCGTACAAGCTGGCTCAGGAGCGTTTGTCGAAGTTACACGAGGAACACCAGCGAAACCGAGACTACCAGGAATACTACGGCAACGGCAAACCGCCTCAACCTCAAAGGAGATTTACTATGAAGGGGAAATTAAGGCGGCGGTCTTCTAGCGATGGCGATATCAACGACGATAGAGAGCAGTCTGAGCGCATCCGAAGACAGATGTCCATCTTCTCTTCCAACTTGACAAAGGTTGACGAGCAGAAGCGGGCCAAGGACCGTGAGGCATTGCTGGCTGCCGCGCAAAGGAACGTCAGAGCTCGTCTTCAGGGCATGGATGACAAGATCTCGGCCGAGACTGGCATGGTTCCGCCAAGCTCCAAGAGCGATTGGGAGGCCAAAGCCCAGATGGCTGCGTTGGCCCGACACGAGTCTGCCAATGTTAACAGGGGCAAGATCGACATTGGTGGCGGCATGTTCATGGATCCTGCCGCTGTCGACGAGATCGCGACGAGGAGAGTGCAGCCGGTGCTTGATGAGATCaacgagaaggccgccatTGAGCGAGAACGACAAGAGCTGCTCAAGGCGGAGGcagaggccaagaagagggaTGAGGCGAAACAAAAGGAGCGCGACAGAGAGATCAAGGAGCTCAACCGCAAGGTCATAG AGCAGgaaaaacaagaagaaaaggagaggAAGCATCGAGAGAAGCAAGAACTCAAGGCCAAAAAGGACGAAGAAAAGGCTGCGAGAGCGGAAGAGAAGCGCAAGTCAAAAGGCCCGgaaatcctgcctgatgaATCCCCTGCCACAGGCGAATCCAACGAGACGTCTCCCACAGTTGATGGCCCGGATACTTCCGTCTCTCGCCGTGCGAGCCAGGGCAAGCCTACCATCAACACTCAGCGAGAAGCCTCCAACAGCGACAACCCCCGTTCGCCGAGCGAGAGCGGGTCGCCAACCAACAAGATGAAGGAGTGGCTCAAGTCCCGTTTCTCACGACCGCGCGGtcgctcctcggccggcgagAATGCTGAAGATCGCGGCTTCGTTGGTGGCGTTGCGCTCACGAGACTCGCCAACGAAAGCACCACGAGCCTAGATGGGCGCTCGACCAGCATGAGGGAGGTTGCAATCGCCGGCAAGACCAGAGGTGAGGTGTCTAACTCATCGGCGGGCTACGAAGGCAGCGGGCATAAGGCTCGCAACTCGCGGGATGTGAGCCCCGTCAGTTCAGATAGCGAGTCTGAGCATTTCGTCGAGGCAAGGGATGACCTCGAAGGACCTGTTTCGCCGCCGGTGCCTATCAGGGACCCGGGTCTACATAAAAGCAGCAGCCCAACAAGGGACTCACGGTTCCGGGAGATTATCGAATAG
- a CDS encoding Putative serine/threonine-protein kinase, active, which produces MGQRPRVGCTLQPASKCKDEIDPIRIHTVQPPEHSSLLWLDLNCGVESRHKAAISLPPRPTCNIEALHRDLIRLDQPTMSASPLVVRATDALKPAGSVGSPFRNVSSAQASSGNGTPQPPKDKKAALVATTAPTLDLAEQMNEEEKRKYVKGKKLGEGTYAIVFLGHLRSNTSSLVAIKKIKVQKEYQEGMAPDAVRELKHLQELQHPNIISLLSVFSSKDQNLNLVLEYLPLGDLEMLIKDTTSVRYGAADIKAWMGMLTRGVWFCHENFVLHRDIKPNNLLIAADGEVKLADFGLARSFADLYQVMTNQVITRWYRPPELLFGAKHYSGAVDVWSVGCVFAELIIRAPYMPSETEVQQISLICRAVGTPTEENWPGVTKLPAYTVPDDAEPVKGKDFYQAMFGTVGPEGVDLLMKTFVLDPKKRITARDMLKHNWWRTEPKPTRKEDLPKKGGGEEKMGADLKRRPGLVDEDRGSRVARKLDFGQ; this is translated from the exons ATGGGTCAGAGGCCCAGAGTCGGATGCACCCTGCAGCCAGCAAGCAAATGCAAAGATGAAATCGATCCAATCAGAATACACACGGTTCAGCCCCCAGAGCACTCTTCCCTGTTGTGGCTTGATCTTAATTGTGGC GTTGAATCCCGCCACAAGGCTGCCATCAGCTTGCCGCCTCGTCCCACTTGCAACATCGAAGCGCTCCATCGCGACCTCATCCGTCTCGACCAACCCACGATGTCGGCATCACCTCTCGTCGTCCGCGCGACCGACGCCCTGAAGCCCGCGGGATCGGTCGGCTCACCCTTTCGAAATGTCTCCTCTGCCCAAGCCTCCTCTGGCAACGGCACCCCGCAGCCccccaaggacaagaaggcgGCACTGGTAGCGACCACGGCCCCGACTctggacctcgccgagcagatgaacgaggaggagaagaggaaatACGTTAAGG GCAAGAAACTCGGAGAGGGTACCTACGCCATCGTTTTCCTTGGCCACTTGCGCTCAAACACGTCGTctctcgtcgccatcaagaagatcaaggtcCAGAAAGAATACCAAGAGGGCATGGCACCGGACGCCGTGCGTGAGCTCAAACACCTCCAGGAGCTCCAGCACCCCAATatcatctccctcctctccgtTTTCTCCTCGAAGGACCAGAACCTCAACCTTGTTCTCGAGTATCTGcccctcggcgacctcgagatGCTGATCAAAGACACGACCAGCGTCCGCTATGGTGCCGCCGACATAAAGGCTTGGATGGGCATGCTGACTCGTGGCGTGTGGTTCTGCCACGAGAATTTTGTCCTGCACCGTGACATTAAGCCTAACAACTtgctcatcgccgccgacggcgaggtgaagcTGGCCGATTTCGGTCTCGCGAGAAGCTTTGCCGATTTGTACCAGGTCATGACGAACCAAGTCATCACTCGGTGGTACCGCCCGCCCGAGCTGCTTTTCGGCGCCAAGCACTAcagcggcgccgtcgacgtgtGGAGCGTCGGGTGCGTCTTTGCCGAGCTCATCATCCGCGCCCCGTACATGCCCTCCGAGACGGAGGTCCAGCAGATCTCGCTCATCTgccgcgccgtcggcaccCCGACGGAAGAGAATTGGCCCGGCGTGACGAAGCTGCCCGCCTACACGgtgcccgacgacgccgagcccgtcAAGGGCAAAGACTTTTACCAGGCCATGTTCGGTACGGTGGGccccgagggcgtcgacctgCTTATGAAAACGTTCGTCCTCGACCCCAAGAAGCGCATCACTGCACGAGACATGTTAAAGCACAACTGGTGGCGCACCGAGCCCAAGCCCACGCGCAAGGAGGACCTTCCCAaaaagggcggcggcgaagagaaGATGGGCGCGGATCTGAAGCGCCGGCCCGgtcttgtcgacgaggacagAGGTTCCAGGGTCGCGCGCAAGCTGGACTTTGGCCAATGA
- a CDS encoding Putative tyrosine-specific protein phosphatase, with translation MDSNGITSVLNFRDVGSTVNRFQGRRLIREGVLFRSARPDDASLDDRKRLREELGIKAVIDLRTKTEHAQQARKRKTDLQIPALLQSNAALAEPVQIPGLKYHDIRITGGKFEWFLVRQLSWWGLCRLVVLFLLGYRNEGISVLASEVMVPRGLVRLGLDTLDQSGEEIAKALRVFLNPLTRPTLVHCTQGKDRTGMIITLVLLALNVPLEAIEHDYMLTSGALESEREERLTEIREIGLTDDWFEPAPDMIVRTARHLDEAHGGIVGYLDKIGFDQYDRQKLKELLLY, from the exons atggaCAGCAACGGCATAACCTCTGTTCTAAATTTCCGTGACGTCGGCTCCACGGTGAACAGGTTTCAAGGACGGAG ACTCATCCGAGAAGGCGTCTTGTTCCGTTCAGCGAGACCGG ATGATGCCTCTCTAGACGACAGGAAACGCCTTCGAGAGGAGCTGGGCATCAAGGCGGTAATAGACTTGCGCACAAA AACGGAACACGCTCAACAGGCAAGAAAGCGCAAGACCGATCTCCAAATCCCCGCACTGCTACAATCCAACGCTGCACTAGCCGAGCCGGTCCAGATCCCGGGTCTCAAGTATCACGATATCAGAATCACTGGCGGGAAATTCGAGTGGTTCTTGGTGAGGCAGCTGTCATGGTGGGGTTTGTG TCGCCTCGTCGTTCTCTTCCTGCTGGGTTATCGCAACGAAGGCATCTCTGTCCTCGCCAGCGAGGTCATGGTGCCACGTGGCCTGGTACGCTTGGGCCTCGATACCCTCGATCAATCTGGCGAAGAGATTGCCAAG GCTCTCAGAGTCTTTCTCAATCCGTTGACAAGGCCTACTCTGGTCCACTGCACACAGGGCAAGGACAGGACGGGAATGATTATTACCCTCGTGCTGTTAGCCCTCAATGTGCCGCTCGAGGCGATCGAGCATGACTACATGCTGACAAGTGGCGCACTCGAGTCCgaaagggaagagaggcTCACCGAGATAAGAGAAATTGGCCTCACGGACGACTGGTTTGAGCCGGCGCCTGACATGATCGTACGAACCGCTCGAcatctcgacgaggcccacGGGGGAATCGTTGGGTATTTGGACAAGATCGGGTTCGACCAGTATGATCGCCAGAAGCTCAAAGAGCTGCTGCTGTACTGA
- a CDS encoding Putative methyltransferase type 12, tRNA N(3)-methylcytidine methyltransferase METTL2/6/8, giving the protein MASLAVEETLPRADEQLLVEKTADLQVSEPNSQEEQPPHRSHDPQFNQKRSDPFQFGSRLLGEQDDVFEFNAWDHVETDDAYKEYAEQQYEMQRQSPVSDFDKNRLNNNPARMWDLFYKNNTANFFKNRKWLQQEFPILSEVTKEDAGKVTILEIGAGAGNTAFPILASNKNPSLRVHACDYSKQAVEVMRAHESYNQDHMQADVWDVTSDELPPGLEEGSVDVAILIFIFSALAPSQWNKAVTNVYRLLKPGGQVCFRDYGRGDLAQVRFKKGRYLDENFYVRGDGTRVYFFEKEELEQIWTGKTQDALEGTRAEFNVDDLGVDRRMLVNRARKLKMYRCWMQGRFTKK; this is encoded by the exons ATGGCGTCCCTCGCCGTTGAAGAGACACTCCCGCGAGCGGATGAGCAACTTCTTGTTgagaagacggccgaccTCCAAGTGTCTGAGCCGAATAGCCAGGAGGAGCAGCCGCCTCACAGATCCCACGACCCTCAGTTCAACCAGAAGAGGAGTGATCCGTTTCAGTTCGGCAGTCGCCTGCTGGGCGAGCAAGACGATGTTTTCGAGTTCAACGCTTGGGACCATGTCGAGACTGACGATGCATACAAGGAGTATGCCGAGCAGCAATATGAAATGCAGCGGCAGTCTCCGGTCTCCGACTTTGACAAAA ACAGACTCAACAACAACCCAGCGAGAATGTGGGATCTTTTCTACAAAAACAACACGGCCAACTTTTTCAAGAATCGCAAGTGGCTACAGCAAGAGTTTCCCATCCTGTCTGAGGTGACCAAAGAGGATGCTGGCAAGGTCACGATCCTTGAgatcggcgccggtgccggtaACACTGCCTTTCCTATTCTTGCATCCAACAAGAACCCGAGCCTGAGGGTCCATGCCTGTGATTATTCGAAGCAGGCCGTAGAGGTCATGCGGGCCCATGAATCCTACAACCAAGACCACATGCAGGCGGATGTCTGGGACGTGACGAGCGATGAGCTCCCACCTGGTCTTGAAGAAGGGTCCGTCGACGTTGCTATCCTTATTTTCATCTTCTCGGCTTTGGCCCCCAGCCAGTGGAACAAGGCGGTTACCAATGTCTACCGTCTGCTTAAGCCAGGCGGCCAGGTCTGCTTCCGAGACTATGGAAGAGGTGATCTTGCCCAGGTTCGCTTCAAGAAAGGCCGCTACCTTGATGAAAACTTTTACGTGCGCGGCGACGGAACACGTGTTTACTTCTTCGAAAAGGAGGAGCTTGAGCAAATCTGGACCGGCAAGACGCAAGATGCGTTGGAAGGCACCAGGGCTGAATtcaacgtcgacgacctAGGCGTTGACAGGCGCATGCTCGTCAACAGAGCCCGCAAGTTGAAGATGTACCGATGTTGGATGCAGGGCCGATTCACGAAAAAATGA
- a CDS encoding Putative F-box domain, exocyst complex component Sec10, F-box-like domain superfamily produces MYRSRGTAPQGGGILGALKATEMLDSRPTLPAEILVAILDYLPVADLMQVARASRRMQEMVYDDTRWVARLKSMGCWNEQEARRRFEEALRRRREAAERAVNGANNQPGAAANHAAPKPTSTTLFDATLEQERQKRQSTVAPPIDGFERMTVGAPAPKDPFKDPEALLDVIKNAKSVRGHAREEYGKIYGALAPFYFDLARAKSHTDPIVFQVFRDPERQARMLSNLQTFAKSDWAQGWNQREERLMTMTSIFESAVLREFEQGYEFWDVDGRMKRYAHVLHALNGGNAGTELFVQKHPIFSDRDVLAANSVDCINRANPDDINLEPSRVFFEMLLRKMNEQAEVIERIFANPEVVFWELMEKVREDIIMDYVTPLFDTAHDRNLLSYLKAVAGVFEQGMLFVQSLATPEAFKGRLEDKAKEMMLRVFEPHLDLYLQEELDFFTQHAETEVAEWEKKLSEQDASVESFYMSNFNRQADKKDFLSSFKKVVMMPVTVLPSFGTPAAKPTTPNGTSAISPQPSRPHTPSLVPGGADGSGRLSPLPGKAPTDELAAKAALMASRMEGIKTLFSIEVALNLTHAAKTSMARASGFIKLGGQYGEEAREQCETIFVVMLRILGNRHVKPGFDKAVEHLSHYNPREVSNHDQSGVAPLVTFIELVNVGDLISQMVDVFYEQQLSGPKIADKNDFLDPAGIAKKKWEQMLDESVAAGLNKGIDVLMDEVEYLHGTTQQPTDYNPEETGGILADPGPTQTAQRIKDLVSAHTRMLVGSTDKSMLDVFNGEVGLRLFTAVCKHLKRQRVSTEGAIKLIADMNLYFEYIRTLKNQDLLAYFKALRELSQIYLIDPRHAKEMATIIADGDRFEGVFRAEEAYEFAQRRADWYQVRKDVERAMYGMECSLM; encoded by the exons ATGTATAGGTCTCGAGGAACTGCCCCTCAGGGGGGCGGCATCCTTGGCGCCTTGAAGGCGACTGAGATGTTGGATTCGAGGCCGACGCTCCCAGCAG AAATACTCGTCGCGATCCTGGACTACCTCCCCGTGGCAGACTTAATGCAGGTTGCTCGAGCGTCCCGTCGAATGCAGGAGATGGTATATGACGATACAAGATGGGTGGCCCGTTTGAAGAGCATGGGGTGCTGGAACGAACAAGAGGCGAGACGTCGATTTGAAGAggcgttgaggaggaggcgggaaGCGGCCGAACGTGCAGTGAACGGAGCCAACAACCAGCCAGGTGCTGCGGCGAACCATGCGGCACCGAAGCCTACGAGTACGACCTTGTTCGATGCCACGCTCGAGCAAGAGCGCCAGAAACGCCAGTCCACCGTCGCCCCTCCTATCGACGGGTTCGAGCGAATGACGGTGGGAGCGCCCGCGCCCAAAGATCCGTTCAAGGACCCAGAGGCACTGTTGGACGTGATCAAGAACGCAAAGAGCGTACGGGGGCACGCGAGGGAAGAGTATGGGAAAATTTACGGCGCGCTGGCACCGTTTTACTTCGACCTAGCCAGGGCGAAGAGCCACACAGATCCCATCGTATTCCAGGTGTTTCGGGATCCCGAACGGCAAGCGAGGATGCTTTCGAATCTGCAGACATTTGCCAAGAGCGACTGGGCGCAAGGGTGGAACCAGAGAGAGGAACGACTTATGACCATGACGAGCATTTTTGAGAGCGCGGTGCTCCGGGAGTTTGAGCAGGGTTACGAGTTTTgggacgtcgacggcaggATGAAGAGGTACGCGCATGTGCTGCACGCGCTGAACGGGGGCAACGCGGGGACGGAGCTGTTCGTCCAAAAGCACCCCATCTTCAGCGATCGTGATGTTTTGGCCGCGAATTCGGTAGACTGCATCAATCGGGCCAACCCGGACGACATCAACCTGGAGCCGTCACGTGTATTCTTTGAGATGCTGCTGCGGAAAATGAACGAACAGGCGGAGGTCATAGAACGTATATTCGCCAATCCCGAAGTCGTGTTTTGGGAGCTGATGGAGAAGGTTAGAGAGGACATCATCATGGACTACGTCACACCGCTGTTCGATACCGCACACGACCGGAATCTGCTTTCGTACCTGAAGGCCGTGGCGGGGGTGTTTGAGCAAGGCATGCTCTTCGTCCAATCGCTGGCAACACCGGAAGCTTTCAAAGGGAGGCTCGAGGACAAGGCAAAAGAGATGATGTTGAGGGTGTTTGAGCCGCATCTTGACCTGTACCTGCAGGAAGAGCTCGACTTCTTCACACAACACGCCGAGACAGAGGTTGCggagtgggagaagaagctttCGGAACAGGATGCCTCGGTCGAATCGTTCTACATGAGCAACTTCAACCGGCAAGCGGACAAGAAGGATTTCCTGAGCTCTTTCAAGAAGGTAGTCATGATGCCAGTCACTGTCCTGCCCTCTTTTGGGACTCCAGCAGCGAAACCCACGACACCAAACGGCACTTCTGCCATCTCACCGCAGCCGTCCAGACCCCACACTCCCAGCCTTGTGCcgggcggcgcggatggcAGCGGACGACTCAGCCCGCTCCCCGGAAAGGCCCCAAccgacgagctcgcggcCAAGGCCGCGCTCATGGCGTCGCGTATGGAGGGCATCAAGACGCTGTTCAGCATCGAGGTTGCCCTCAACCTGACGCACGCTGCCAAAACGAGCATGGCGCGGGCATCCGGCTTCATCAAGCTGGGGGGCCAgtacggcgaggaggcccggGAGCAGTGCGAGACCATATTCGTGGTGATGCTCCGCATCCTCGGGAACAGGCACGTCAAGCCTGGATTCGACAAGGCCGTGGAGCACCTCTCGCACTACAACCCGCGCGAGGTCAGCAACCACGACCAGTCAGGCGTGGCGCCGCTGGTGACCTTTATCGAGCTCGTCAACGTGGGCGACCTCATCTCACAGATGGTTGACGTGTTTTATGAGCAGCAGCTCTCGGGGCCTAAGATCGCCGACAAGAacgacttcctcgacccAGCGGGCATCGCCAAGAAGAAGTGGGAGCAGATGCTCGACGAGAGCGTCGCGGCAGGGCTGAACAAGGGAATTGACGTGCtcatggacgaggtcgagtaTCTCCACGGCACGACGCAGCAGCCGACCGACTACAACccggaggagacgggcggcaTCCTCGCGGACCCGGGCCCGACGCAGACGGCGCAGCGCATCAAGGACCTCGTTTCGGCGCACACGCGCATGCTCGTTGGCAGCACCGACAAGTCCATGCTCGACGTCTtcaacggcgaggtcggtCTGCGCCTCTTCACGGCCGTGTGCAAGCACCTCAAGCGCCAGCGCGTCAGCACCGAGGGCGCCATCAAGCTCATCGCCGACATGAACCTGTACTTCGAGTACATCCGCACCCTCAAGAACCAGGACCTGCTGGCCTACTTCAAGGCCCTGCGCGAGCTAAGCCAGATCTACCTCATCGACCCGCGCCACGCCAAAGAGATGGCtaccatcatcgccgacggcgaccgcTTTGAGGGCGTCTtccgcgccgaggaggcctaTGAATTTGCGCAGCGCCGGGCGGACTGGTACCAGGTCCGGAAGGACGTCGAGAGGGCCATGTACGGGATGGAGTGTTCATTGATGTAG